In Brassica napus cultivar Da-Ae chromosome C9 unlocalized genomic scaffold, Da-Ae chrC09_Random_65, whole genome shotgun sequence, the sequence AAGAGTTTGAATcagataaagaaacaaaaataaatacggAATCAGCTCTATcaaagcaagaaaaaaatattgaagaaaatTATACAGAATCGAAGataaaaaaacgtaaaaataaaaaaaaaacaaaaagcaatACCGAAGCGGAACTTGACTTATTTCTCAAAAGGTATTCGCGTTTTCAATTGCGAtggaattgtttttttaatcaaaaaatcctCAATAATGTAAAAGCATACTGTCTCTTGGTTAGACTAAAAAATCCAACCGAGATAACGATATCTTGTATTGAAAGAGGAGAGATGAGCTTAGATATTCTAATGATTGAGAAGAatttcactttttcaaaattaatgaaaaaaggaATATTGATTGTTGAACCTGTTCGTTTGTCTGTAAAAAACGACGGCcaacttattatatatagaaCCATCGGGATTTCATTGgttcataaaaataaacaaaaaataagtaaaagatcaaaaaaaaaaagctatatttataaaaaaaaaagtttaaatttctttGTCCCTGAAACTATTCTATCCCCTAAACGACGTAAAGAATTTCGAATTCTAAtttgtttcaatttaaaaaaaaaaaatgcaagggatagaaattcaaaatttgatacaaatatTCAAAACTTGACCACAgttttgaataaaaagaaagatcttgataaggataaaaaaaacctaattaaattaaaatcctTTCTTTGGCCCAATTTTCGATTAGAAGATTTAGCTTGTATGAATCGCTATTGGTTTAATACGACTAATGGAAATCATTTCAGTATGATAAGAATACACATGTATACGCGATTTCAAATGCATTAATGGTAGATcctttttactatattttgactatatatatagtattaagTTACGGTATAtgaacaatatataatataagttacgGTATATGAAAACAATTGGATGCACAAATGTgagggattttttttaattcaatctTTATACATGAGATTCATTGAATTAATGACATAGATACCACTCAGAGCgaattcataaataaatttttaaaatcctccttttttagatcgaaatttaaactttttttttataaaattaagaattaataagTTGATAATTAAATTCGGATCCTTGTACAAAAAAACTACCATTATTATTACTGATCAGTAAAATTCATATCTTTCAATTCATATTAAAAAGGGAAGGATttctttttatgataaaaaatacattcatttcatttcaagaaaaaaaagaagaaagcaaGGGATCTGTTGAATTTCAAGTAGTCAGTTTCACTAATAAGATACGAAGACTTACTTCACATTTGGAATTGCACAGAAAAGATTATTTATCTCAGAGAGGTCTACGAAAAATTCTGGGAAAACGTCAACGACTGCTGGcttatttgtcaaaaaaaatagagtacgTTATAAAGAATTAATTAATCAGTTGAATATTCGGGAATTAAAAACTCGTTAAATTCCAAAATTGtgaattagttaattttttagaTCTTGAATTTTTGAATAAACTTCTTTTTCAGCAATCTAATTCATACCAGAACGAATCAAGGAAAAACTTATGAAGAGACCAGTTACAGGAAAAGATCTTATGATAGTCAATATGGGACCTCACCACCCATCCATGCACGGTGTTCTTCGCTTAATTGTTACTCTAGACGGTGAGGATGTTGTTGATTGTGAACCCATATTGGGTTATTTACACAGAGGAATGGAAAAAATGCAGAAAACCGAGCAATTATACAATATTTACCTTATGTAACGCGGTGGGATTATTTAGCTACTATGTTTACAGAAGCAATAACAGTAAACGGACCCGAACAATTAGGAAATATTCAAGTTCCTAAAAGAGCCAGCTATATCAGAGTAATTATGCTAGAATTGAGTCGTATAGCTTCTCATCTGTTATGGCTTGGCCCTTTTATGGCAGATATTGGGGCACAGACTCcctttttctatattttcagAGAACGAGAATTTGTATATGATCTATTCGAAGCTGCCACCGGTATGAGAATGATGCATAATTTTTTTCGTATTGGAGGAATAGCGGCGGATTTACCTTATGGTTGGATAGATAAATGCTTGgatttttgtgattattttttaacagaGGTTGTTGAATATCAAAAACTTATTACACGAAATCCTATTTTTAGAACGAGTTGAAGGCGTTGGGATTATTGGTGGGGAAGAAGCAATAAATTGGGGTTTATCCGGACCAATGTTACGCGCATCCGGAATACCATGGGATCTTCGTAAAGTTGATCGTTATGAGTCTTACGATGAATTTGAATGGGAAATTCAGTGGCAAAAACAAGGAGATTCATTAGCTCGTTATTTAGTACGACTTAGCGAAATGACAGAATCCatcaaaattattcaacagGCTCTGGAAGGACTTCCGGGGGGTCCctatgaaaatttagaaagcAGAGGCTTTGATAAAAAAAGGAATCCAGAGTGGAATGATTTTGAATATCGATTCATTAGTAAAAAACCTTCCCCTACTTTTGAATTATCGAAACAAGAACTTTACGTAAGAGTTGAAGCTCCAAAAGGGGAATTGGGAATTTTTCTCATAGGAGATCAAAGTGGTTTTCCTTGGAGATGGAAAATCCGACCGCCGGGTTTTATTAATTTGCAAATTCTTCCTGAACTAGTTAAAAGAATGAAATTGGCTGATATTATGACGATACTCGGTAGCATAGATATAATTATGGGAGAAGTTGATCgttaaaatgataatttatgCAACAGAAGTACAAACAATAAATTCTTTTCTTAGATTGGAATCTTTAAAAGAGGTCTATGGACTCATATGGATATTTGTCCCTATATTTTCTCTTGTATTGGGAATCATAACTGGTGTACTAGTAATTGTGTGGTTAGAAAGAGAAATATCTGCAGGGATACA encodes:
- the LOC125595184 gene encoding protein TIC 214-like; translated protein: MGMNEEILNPRITNFDFFFFPEFFLFSSTYKMKPWVIPIKSLLFNFNETKNVNKQITLKKKGFIPSNEKKFLRFFNLNKEENESAGQEEFESDKETKINTESALSKQEKNIEENYTESKIKKRKNKKKTKSNTEAELDLFLKRYSRFQLRWNCFFNQKILNNVKAYCLLVRLKNPTEITISCIERGEMSLDILMIEKNFTFSKLMKKGILIVEPVRLSVKNDGQLIIYRTIGISLVHKNKQKISKRSKKKSYIYKKKSLNFFVPETILSPKRRKEFRILICFNLKKKNARDRNSKFDTNIQNLTTVLNKKKDLDKDKKNLIKLKSFLWPNFRLEDLACMNRYWFNTTNGNHFSMIRIHMYTRFQMH